A genomic stretch from Methanobrevibacter sp. includes:
- a CDS encoding DUF4040 domain-containing protein: MIEFVLMVIIILSAILALIQKDLLKAAILTGFSGGALAVLFQILLAPDVALTQAIVGAAIVPVFIALAVKKTQREDS, from the coding sequence ATGATAGAATTTGTATTAATGGTTATAATTATATTGAGTGCAATTCTTGCCCTTATTCAAAAAGACTTATTGAAGGCAGCAATCCTAACAGGATTTTCAGGTGGAGCTTTAGCTGTTTTATTCCAAATTTTGCTTGCTCCTGATGTTGCATTAACTCAAGCGATTGTTGGTGCAGCAATTGTCCCTGTATTTATTGCTTTAGCTGTTAAAAAAACTCAAAGGGAGGATAGCTAA
- a CDS encoding glycosyltransferase, which translates to MVEISVILPVYNSEDYLRECLDSLIGQSFKDIEILCINDGSEDNSIQILREYEKTDNRITVIDQENMGVAKTRNKALDLVHGNYVYFMDADDYLDSNAFKKLHENITSNNSDLCILKTIFVKNSQQHKFPAFDLDKEFDKVNFNRFTFTYKDIKSHVLNDLFAPWLKLYRADYLKNNEFRFPDIKSYSDAPFHVMTILKAQRISFVPEYLYYYRENDDSLVHSSSNTINFFTLSDIIEGYLKDNGYYDEFEQEFEAFQVVKIVYYMGFTDSEEYYVKSKNTLNSIDFENNSLILQKDIDKAKLILDCDTLNEARLAVKLYDCNRKVKTLEESKSWKITKPLRKFTSSLK; encoded by the coding sequence ATGGTGGAAATTTCAGTTATATTGCCTGTTTACAACAGTGAAGATTATTTAAGAGAATGTTTGGACAGTCTAATTGGTCAGTCATTTAAAGATATTGAAATATTGTGCATTAATGATGGATCTGAGGATAATTCTATTCAAATTCTCAGGGAATATGAAAAAACAGACAATCGAATAACTGTTATTGACCAGGAAAATATGGGTGTAGCTAAAACTCGAAATAAGGCTTTGGATTTGGTTCATGGAAACTATGTTTATTTTATGGATGCCGATGATTACCTTGATTCAAATGCTTTTAAAAAGCTGCATGAAAATATAACTTCAAATAATTCCGATTTATGTATTCTAAAAACTATTTTTGTAAAAAATTCACAGCAACATAAATTCCCTGCATTTGATTTGGATAAGGAATTTGACAAGGTAAACTTTAACAGATTCACATTTACATATAAGGACATTAAAAGTCACGTTTTAAATGATTTGTTTGCTCCTTGGCTTAAATTGTATAGGGCAGATTATTTAAAGAATAATGAATTTAGATTTCCTGATATAAAATCCTATTCTGATGCGCCGTTTCATGTAATGACTATTCTAAAAGCTCAAAGAATTTCATTCGTTCCGGAATATTTATACTACTATCGTGAAAATGATGATTCATTGGTTCATTCATCATCAAATACAATTAATTTTTTCACATTGTCCGATATTATTGAAGGTTATCTGAAAGATAATGGGTATTATGATGAATTTGAACAGGAATTTGAAGCTTTTCAGGTTGTTAAAATAGTTTATTATATGGGATTCACCGATTCAGAGGAATATTACGTAAAATCAAAAAACACATTAAATTCCATTGATTTTGAAAACAATTCTTTGATTTTACAAAAGGACATTGATAAGGCAAAGTTAATATTGGATTGTGATACATTGAATGAAGCTCGTCTTGCAGTTAAGTTATATGACTGTAACCGCAAAGTCAAAACTCTTGAAGAATCAAAAAGCTGGAAGATTACAAAGCCTTTAAGAAAGTTCACTTCTTCTTTAAAATAA
- a CDS encoding cation:proton antiporter: MIIAAVGVLTVGKDTKNVVYARIHIFGVFDIACIIAMIAIGQYLLAGVYFILAPFTAHAIANAYWKKEDRDNNLESVTVEEEVVEDNNPFIHPKEKIQALESKDSEKLKVDERFSVTMLEIDEGE, from the coding sequence ATGATTATAGCGGCTGTCGGTGTTTTAACCGTTGGAAAAGACACTAAAAATGTTGTTTATGCAAGAATTCACATTTTTGGGGTATTTGATATTGCTTGTATTATTGCTATGATTGCTATTGGCCAATACTTGCTTGCAGGTGTATACTTTATTCTTGCACCGTTTACAGCTCACGCAATAGCCAATGCTTATTGGAAAAAAGAAGATAGAGATAATAATTTAGAGTCAGTAACTGTTGAAGAAGAAGTCGTAGAAGATAATAATCCTTTCATACATCCTAAAGAAAAAATACAAGCTTTAGAGAGCAAAGATTCAGAAAAACTTAAGGTGGATGAAAGATTCTCAGTTACTATGTTGGAAATTGATGAGGGGGAGTAA
- a CDS encoding cation:proton antiporter subunit C translates to MAQTQLAILLTSAALVIIGLYSAIFIDNIIKKIIGISFIEEGANLFIVAIGYKPGGVVPILMPGMDTSWFASNAAYPLPFGLVLTSIVIGASTLAVMLALVMVLYRRYGTLSTKVMLADTSKQEEYDE, encoded by the coding sequence ATGGCACAAACACAACTTGCGATATTATTGACTTCTGCTGCATTGGTCATAATCGGACTTTATTCAGCAATATTCATTGATAATATCATTAAAAAGATAATTGGTATTAGTTTTATTGAAGAGGGAGCTAATCTATTCATTGTTGCTATTGGTTATAAGCCAGGTGGTGTCGTACCAATTTTAATGCCTGGAATGGATACATCCTGGTTCGCATCAAATGCAGCATATCCTTTGCCTTTCGGGTTAGTACTCACAAGTATAGTAATTGGTGCAAGTACTTTGGCAGTAATGCTTGCATTGGTAATGGTTTTATACAGAAGATACGGTACATTAAGTACTAAAGTCATGTTGGCTGACACATCAAAACAGGAGGAATACGATGAATGA
- a CDS encoding monovalent cation/H+ antiporter subunit E: MFLTRIGYGIAYFVVLIYEVIKATIDVSFNSIMRRNIDPVIVDVETVLERPVSQTILANSISLTPGTLSVDLDSENNIIKVAAISPRKKEDIIPFEPYIKKMLE, encoded by the coding sequence ATGTTTTTAACTAGAATTGGCTATGGAATTGCTTATTTCGTAGTTCTTATTTACGAAGTAATTAAAGCAACAATTGACGTTAGCTTTAATTCAATTATGAGGAGAAATATTGATCCTGTAATTGTTGATGTTGAAACAGTATTAGAGAGACCTGTTTCACAAACAATTTTAGCTAATAGTATTTCTTTAACTCCTGGTACTTTGTCTGTTGATTTAGACAGTGAGAATAACATTATTAAAGTAGCTGCTATTTCTCCTAGAAAAAAAGAGGATATTATTCCATTTGAACCGTATATTAAAAAAATGTTAGAATGA
- a CDS encoding bile acid:sodium symporter gives MELIEKLEPIIIFSAIILGLLFSNIGIIAENTDYLINIFLCLMLYGLFLEVPISELKNSFKNLKFTSTSLIINFIWTPLFGYFLGTLFLKGNIDIIIGFFMLILTPCTDWYLVFTKMAKGDVKLSLSILPINLVLQIILLPIYLAIFFSTANSMDFTQIGYSLLIVIVIPFIAAQITKLIMKKNLERASELFSSLQIWFLSLAVFCIFSSQGELLFSNLNSIVTIFIPLIIFFCANAIIDLLVSEKINFTYSEYASLTMTTLARNSPLALAIAINSFPGHELISIALVIGPLIELPILYIMSKFVLWIKNSGLFFVCQNNLF, from the coding sequence ATGGAACTGATTGAAAAACTTGAACCAATAATAATTTTTTCAGCGATAATATTGGGATTACTCTTTTCAAACATAGGTATTATAGCGGAAAATACTGATTACCTGATAAACATTTTCCTCTGCCTGATGTTATACGGATTATTTTTAGAAGTGCCTATATCAGAGCTGAAAAACAGTTTTAAAAATTTAAAATTTACATCAACAAGTTTAATAATCAATTTCATCTGGACACCATTATTCGGATATTTTCTGGGAACATTATTCCTAAAAGGAAATATAGACATAATAATAGGATTTTTCATGTTAATATTAACTCCATGTACTGACTGGTATCTAGTATTTACAAAAATGGCAAAAGGAGACGTTAAACTTAGTTTATCAATATTGCCAATCAATTTAGTTCTGCAAATCATATTGCTGCCTATATACCTCGCCATATTTTTCTCAACAGCAAACAGCATGGATTTCACACAAATCGGATATTCACTTTTAATCGTTATTGTAATTCCATTTATTGCAGCTCAAATTACCAAATTAATAATGAAAAAGAATCTTGAAAGAGCCAGTGAACTATTCAGTTCCCTTCAGATATGGTTTTTATCACTTGCAGTATTTTGCATATTTTCAAGTCAGGGAGAATTGTTGTTTTCAAATTTAAATTCAATTGTGACAATCTTCATCCCGTTAATCATTTTCTTCTGTGCAAATGCAATAATAGATCTGTTGGTATCTGAAAAAATTAATTTCACATATTCTGAGTATGCAAGCCTGACAATGACAACTTTAGCGCGAAATTCACCGTTAGCCCTTGCTATCGCCATTAATTCTTTCCCAGGTCATGAATTAATCTCCATTGCACTAGTAATTGGGCCTTTAATAGAACTGCCAATACTTTACATCATGTCAAAATTCGTATTATGGATTAAAAATTCCGGACTGTTTTTTGTTTGTCAAAACAATTTATTTTAA